TTCCCTCCATGTGTGGGAGGCTTTTTTATTTCTTTATATTAGTCTAAACTTTGGCATTCCCATCGGTAATTACCAGTGATTTTTTCGCATCAGCGGACAAGATAATTATCGAGGAGGTGATACCAATATGAAAACCCAAAAAATTATATTACTTATCATATTGGCTGCATTTGTTGCATTCGCTGTTATAGGATGTCAAGCTGCTGACAGACCAGAGCCTGCAAGGTATGATCGCACACAAGAGGGCCTACGTGGTCCAGATCGTGTAGGAGTAAACCCTGGTTTTAATGCAGGAACTGATGACATTCGAGGAATTCGAAACAATAATTTAAACAGAGATGCTACTTTTGATGATGGCTTTAACAACCGTGGTGGAATGTTCGGAATGCGCGATAACGCTGGCATTATGGGTGGCGGCGCTCAAGACCAAATGACACGTCAATTGGAAGCAAGAGTAGAGCAAATCCCAGGTGTTAATGATGCAAACGTTGTTGTAGATGGAGCTACTGTTTACGTTGGATTAGACTTAGATAGACGTGGACAAGGTGATTACATGAATGATCAAGCAAGAGGTGCTCGTTTTAGAATGAATCAAGGAAATCAAGGGTTTGGAGCGAATCAAGCTGGTCAAGCCGGTAATGTAGAAAACATTAAGAGCCAGGTACGCCAAGTAATCATGCAAGACGGTAACTATTCCAATGTAATCATTAGCGAAGAACGTAACTTCAACCAGACATTAGGCGGAATTGCGAACGAAATCCGCACAGGAAGACCAGTAGCAGACTTTGCTACAAATTTACAAGATTTAGGTAGAACAATCTTGCCTACAAGAACAACAAGATAATTATTTGTATAATCATATGCCTAGATGCACATTGTGTGTCTAGGTATATGATTATATTTGTTTCATAGTCAGAATTTATGAAAATTCTGACTATAAGTAACGGCAACTAAGGCATTCACCTTCGTCAGATGGACTTGGTGTATGCCAAGTTTTGTTTATCTTTTCTTTGACTTTGCTTACATCTTTAGAATATAATTATAATGTTATACATGTTGAAGAACATCTAACGTTTTCTTTGAACGTATGAATATAAGGCATAATTTATTGAATGGAAGGTGTACCATGAGTCAAAAAACCTTGATTGGCGGTCAAGCTGTAATCGAAGGCGTCCTGATGCGTAATGGGGAAAACCTTTCCTTAGCAGTTCGGCAACCTGACGGAAGTATCTTTTTATCGAACGATCGACATCAATCCATCATTCAGAGGTATCCTGTGTTGGGGCTACCTTTTATACGAGGAACTGTGAATCTGTTTGAAGCGTTAATCATGGGTATGAAAGCTTTGACCCAATCTGCCAACCTTAGCGCTGAGACCAAAGAGGAAGAACTTTCTTCGAAAGAAATTGCTGTTACAATTTTTTTCTCGCTGTTATTTGGAATTGGACTTTTTGTAATTTTACCGGCGGGATTAACGAAATTTTTATCAGGGTTTCAAGGGATTTTATTTAGTCTTGTCGAAGGGATACTTAGAATTTTCATCTTATTATGCTACATATTACTCCTATCGAGGATGAAAGATATTCAAAGGGTGTTCCAATATCACGGGGCAGAACATAAGACAATCAGTGCGTATGAAGCGGATGAGGAACTAACAGTCGAGAATATTAAGAAATATAGTACGTTGCATCCACGCTGTGGAACAAGCTTTATTTTATTCGTCATGATTGTGAAAATTATTGCCTTCTCGTTTATTAGTAGTTCTGTTGCATGGTTAGAGATTCTTTTGCGAATTTTAATGCTGCCATTTATTGCGGGAATTGCTTACGAAATTATTCGTTTTACCGGGAAGCATTGCACGACCAACTTTTTCGGTAGAATCCTTATAGCACCAGGTCTTTTACTACAGAAATTGACGACACGCGAACCTGACGACCAACAGATAGAGGCTGCTATTGTAGCGACACAATCAGTGCTGGGTATTCCAATCACGATTGGGAATGTGAAGACGGAAGCTACGATAGACGCAGTGGAACCAGAGGTCACGAATCATGCGCAATTTCAAGATTAATAATCCGAAATATGAAATAAAGCAATGAAATAAAGTAATGAAATAAAGTAATGAAATAAAGTAACAAGATTAAAGAATCAAATAACAATGAAAATAACGGCTTAAAGGGTGGATACGATATAATGTTTGATAAATTACAATCTTTAGCAGAACGATATGACAAATTAAGCGAAGCACTTTGTGATCCTGATGTTATCAGTGATATTAATAAGCTTCGCAAGTTTTCCAAGGAGCAATCTGATTTACAAGAAACGGTAGAGGTTTACCGTGAATACCAATCACAGAAGAAGCAATTAGCAGAAGCAAAAGCTATGCTTGAAGAAAAGCTAGATGACGAGATGCGTGACATGGTCAAGATGGAAATTGATGAGCTTAGTGAAAGTGTGGAAGAGCTTGGAGAACGACTGAAGATTTTATTATTGCCGAAAGATCCAAATGATGATAAAAACGTTATCGTAGAAATTCGTGGAGCTGCTGGTGGTGACGAAGCTGCGTTATTCGCAGGAGATTTATATAAGATGTATGTGCGTTATGCAGAGCGCCGTGGATGGAAAACAGAGGTACTAGAAGCGAACTATACGGATATTGGTGGCTATAAAGAAATTATCTTTACGGTAATCGGGAAGGGTGCTTACAGTCGTCTGAAGTACGAAAGTGGTGCTCACCGCGTACAACGTATACCTGAGACGGAAAGTGGCGGCCGCATCCATACTTCTACATCAACTGTTGTAGTATTGCCAGAAGCGGAAGAAGTAGAAGTGGAAATCCATGATAAAGATGTTCGTGTCGATTTATTCTGTTCTTCAGGGCCTGGCGGTCAGAGCGTTAACACGACGCAATCAGCGGTTCGTTTAACACACGTTCCAACGGGAATTGTCGTAAGCTGCCAAGATGAGAAGTCGCAGTTGAAGAACAAAGAAAAAGCGATGCGTGTATTACGTGCTCGTGTATATGATAAGATTCAACAAGAACGAGATGCAGAGCTCGCTCAAGAACGTAAAGGGAAAGTAGGTACGGGTGATCGTAGTGAACGTATTCGCACATATAACTTCCCACAAAGCCGTGTGACGGATCACCGGATAGGTTTAACGTTGCACAAGCTTGATTATATTTTACAGGGTGACCTTGATGAAATCATTGACAGCCTGGTTGTAGAAGAACAATCCAGTATGCTGAAGGAAGACCAGTAAAGGAAACCTAAGGAATTGAATGTGGAGGTTTTCAAATGTTGAAAACATATCGTGAAGCCTACTTGTGGGCTTCTTCTTTTTTACAGCAAAAACAAACCCAAAATCCGAAATTTGAGGCTGAGCTATTGCTGCGTAAAGTCGCGGGACTAGAACGACATCAGCTTTTTATGAGTTGGGACGAATCACTGCCAGAAGGGGCATTTCAGCGATTTACTGAATCAATTGAGTTACGTGGTAGGCACGTTCCTATCCAATATATTTTGAAAAACCAAGAATTTTACGGAAGAGATTTTTATGTGGATGAACGCGTGCTAATCCCGCGCCCTGAAACTGAACTTTTAGTCGAACAAGCAATGCGTAGGATTGGGGAAATTCACGAACTAAAATTGAGGG
The DNA window shown above is from Desulfuribacillus stibiiarsenatis and carries:
- a CDS encoding YhcN/YlaJ family sporulation lipoprotein, with the protein product MKTQKIILLIILAAFVAFAVIGCQAADRPEPARYDRTQEGLRGPDRVGVNPGFNAGTDDIRGIRNNNLNRDATFDDGFNNRGGMFGMRDNAGIMGGGAQDQMTRQLEARVEQIPGVNDANVVVDGATVYVGLDLDRRGQGDYMNDQARGARFRMNQGNQGFGANQAGQAGNVENIKSQVRQVIMQDGNYSNVIISEERNFNQTLGGIANEIRTGRPVADFATNLQDLGRTILPTRTTR
- a CDS encoding DUF1385 domain-containing protein produces the protein MSQKTLIGGQAVIEGVLMRNGENLSLAVRQPDGSIFLSNDRHQSIIQRYPVLGLPFIRGTVNLFEALIMGMKALTQSANLSAETKEEELSSKEIAVTIFFSLLFGIGLFVILPAGLTKFLSGFQGILFSLVEGILRIFILLCYILLLSRMKDIQRVFQYHGAEHKTISAYEADEELTVENIKKYSTLHPRCGTSFILFVMIVKIIAFSFISSSVAWLEILLRILMLPFIAGIAYEIIRFTGKHCTTNFFGRILIAPGLLLQKLTTREPDDQQIEAAIVATQSVLGIPITIGNVKTEATIDAVEPEVTNHAQFQD
- the prfA gene encoding peptide chain release factor 1, with protein sequence MFDKLQSLAERYDKLSEALCDPDVISDINKLRKFSKEQSDLQETVEVYREYQSQKKQLAEAKAMLEEKLDDEMRDMVKMEIDELSESVEELGERLKILLLPKDPNDDKNVIVEIRGAAGGDEAALFAGDLYKMYVRYAERRGWKTEVLEANYTDIGGYKEIIFTVIGKGAYSRLKYESGAHRVQRIPETESGGRIHTSTSTVVVLPEAEEVEVEIHDKDVRVDLFCSSGPGGQSVNTTQSAVRLTHVPTGIVVSCQDEKSQLKNKEKAMRVLRARVYDKIQQERDAELAQERKGKVGTGDRSERIRTYNFPQSRVTDHRIGLTLHKLDYILQGDLDEIIDSLVVEEQSSMLKEDQ